A single Streptomyces sannanensis DNA region contains:
- a CDS encoding PIG-L deacetylase family protein, with the protein MTNDQLETMPSDWQRALAVVAHPDDLEYGCAAAVAAWTDAGKEVAYVLATRGEAGIDGLAPATCGPLREQEQRASAAVVGVDTVEFLDHKDGVIEYGIALRRDIAAAIRRHRPELVITLNHRDTWGNTFWNTPDHRAVGRATLDAAADAGNRWIFPELTEQGLEPWNGVRWVAVAGSTSPTHAVDAGPGFERSVRSLLEHQAYIKGLTDEDPEAYVRTFLEANVQRSADRFGGRPAVAFEVFSR; encoded by the coding sequence ATGACGAACGATCAGCTCGAGACCATGCCCTCAGACTGGCAGCGCGCCCTCGCTGTGGTGGCCCACCCCGACGACCTCGAGTACGGCTGCGCCGCGGCCGTGGCCGCATGGACCGACGCCGGCAAAGAGGTGGCGTACGTCCTCGCCACCCGCGGGGAGGCGGGCATAGACGGGCTCGCCCCCGCCACGTGCGGGCCGCTGCGCGAGCAGGAGCAGCGGGCGAGCGCCGCCGTCGTCGGGGTGGACACGGTCGAGTTCCTGGACCACAAGGACGGCGTGATCGAGTACGGCATCGCGCTGCGCCGCGACATCGCGGCGGCGATCCGCCGGCACCGCCCGGAACTGGTCATCACCCTCAACCACCGCGACACCTGGGGCAATACGTTCTGGAACACCCCCGACCACCGCGCGGTCGGCCGGGCGACCCTGGACGCGGCGGCGGACGCCGGAAACCGCTGGATCTTCCCCGAGCTCACCGAGCAAGGCCTCGAGCCGTGGAACGGTGTGCGCTGGGTGGCCGTCGCGGGCTCCACCTCGCCCACGCACGCGGTGGACGCGGGACCCGGGTTCGAGCGTTCGGTGCGGTCTCTGCTGGAGCACCAGGCCTATATCAAGGGGTTGACCGACGAGGACCCCGAGGCGTATGTCCGCACCTTCCTGGAGGCCAACGTTCAGCGTTCCGCGGACCGCTTCGGCGGCCGTCCGGCGGTCGCCTTCGAGGTGTTCTCCCGCTGA
- a CDS encoding winged helix DNA-binding domain-containing protein has translation MTPSRPRITPAQRRALLGTRHLLAPAARAARPEEVAEALTGLHASDPATVYLAVAARMAEPTVAALDHSLYEERSLVRMLCMRRTMFVVPIGVAPVIEASVARAVAIRERTNLLKHLRHSGGFDEAWLKDAEEATLAALARRGEATAAELADDVPVLRERITLSPGKPYETTQRVSSRVVGVLGAQGRIRRSRPLGTWASSQFRWTLAEPHPELPAGPARAELARRYLSAFGPAATEDLKWWTGWTVTDTRKALAAAGAVDVHLDEGPGHALPEHLEELPAGTEPWAALLPGLDPTAMGWRHRDWYLDPGHKEALFDRTGNIGPTVWWNGRIIGAWAQREDGEIVWKLLQDAGTEARAAIESEAARLSRFLGDVRVTPSFRTPLERQLAA, from the coding sequence ATGACTCCTTCGCGACCCCGCATCACCCCGGCCCAGCGGCGCGCCCTGCTCGGCACCCGCCATCTGCTCGCCCCGGCGGCCCGGGCCGCGCGGCCCGAGGAGGTCGCCGAGGCGCTGACGGGACTGCATGCCAGCGACCCCGCCACCGTCTATCTGGCGGTCGCCGCGCGCATGGCCGAGCCCACGGTCGCGGCGCTGGACCACTCGCTGTACGAAGAGCGGTCGTTGGTGAGGATGCTGTGCATGCGGCGGACCATGTTCGTCGTCCCCATCGGAGTGGCCCCGGTGATCGAGGCCTCCGTGGCCCGTGCCGTCGCGATACGTGAGCGTACGAACCTGCTGAAGCACCTCCGTCACTCGGGCGGCTTCGACGAGGCCTGGCTGAAGGACGCCGAGGAGGCCACGCTGGCCGCTCTGGCGCGGCGGGGGGAGGCCACCGCGGCAGAACTCGCCGATGACGTACCGGTATTGCGCGAGCGCATCACGCTGAGCCCTGGCAAGCCGTACGAGACCACCCAGCGAGTCTCCAGCCGGGTCGTCGGCGTGCTGGGCGCGCAGGGCAGGATCCGGAGGTCCCGCCCGCTCGGCACCTGGGCCTCCAGCCAATTCCGCTGGACCCTCGCCGAACCACACCCCGAACTCCCCGCCGGCCCGGCCAGGGCGGAGCTCGCCCGCCGCTATCTCTCCGCGTTCGGGCCCGCCGCCACCGAGGACCTCAAGTGGTGGACCGGGTGGACGGTGACCGACACCCGCAAGGCGCTGGCCGCGGCCGGGGCGGTGGACGTCCACCTCGACGAGGGCCCCGGCCACGCACTGCCGGAACACCTTGAGGAACTCCCGGCCGGCACCGAGCCCTGGGCCGCGCTGCTGCCGGGACTCGACCCGACCGCCATGGGCTGGCGCCATCGCGACTGGTATCTCGACCCGGGCCACAAGGAAGCCCTGTTCGACCGCACCGGAAACATCGGCCCCACGGTCTGGTGGAACGGTCGGATCATCGGAGCCTGGGCCCAGCGCGAGGACGGTGAGATCGTGTGGAAGCTGCTCCAGGATGCGGGGACCGAGGCCCGTGCGGCGATCGAGTCCGAGGCCGCCCGGCTGTCCCGGTTCCTCGGGGACGTACGGGTCACACCGAGTTTCCGCACCCCGCTCGAACGGCAGCTGGCCGCCTGA
- a CDS encoding VOC family protein: MAALPEGTPCWVDAMFKDVEGAKHFYGEVLGWTFGEAASEFGNYTQAYSGGKAVAAVVPPMPGPEGQEAPSAWMLYLASPDAAAAAGKIRDNGGEVVMGPMQIGDFGTMVIGRDPSGVLFGVWQAGTHKGFEKQGETGSFAWAEVFTRDVAKTDAFFPAVFPYTAKKMADEQMDYKTFHIGGESVMGRMPMTGEFPPEIPPYIQVYFTVDNCDIAVEKSTKLGGKLVFGPMDSPFGRFAAVVDPQGAAFAVIDPKTTAGEVPEFM; the protein is encoded by the coding sequence ATGGCAGCACTACCAGAGGGCACCCCGTGCTGGGTCGATGCGATGTTCAAGGACGTGGAGGGCGCGAAGCACTTCTACGGTGAAGTGCTCGGCTGGACCTTCGGCGAGGCCGCATCGGAGTTCGGCAACTACACGCAGGCCTACTCGGGCGGCAAGGCCGTCGCCGCGGTCGTGCCGCCGATGCCCGGCCCGGAGGGCCAGGAAGCCCCGTCGGCCTGGATGCTCTACCTCGCGTCGCCGGACGCGGCCGCCGCCGCCGGGAAGATCCGCGACAACGGCGGCGAGGTGGTGATGGGGCCGATGCAGATCGGCGACTTCGGCACCATGGTGATCGGCCGCGACCCCAGCGGTGTCCTCTTCGGCGTGTGGCAGGCAGGCACCCACAAGGGCTTCGAGAAGCAGGGCGAGACCGGCTCGTTCGCCTGGGCCGAGGTCTTCACCCGCGATGTCGCGAAGACGGACGCATTCTTCCCCGCCGTCTTCCCGTACACCGCGAAGAAGATGGCGGACGAGCAGATGGACTACAAGACCTTCCACATCGGCGGGGAGTCGGTCATGGGCCGGATGCCGATGACCGGCGAATTCCCGCCCGAGATCCCGCCGTACATCCAGGTCTACTTCACGGTCGACAACTGCGACATCGCCGTGGAGAAGTCCACCAAACTCGGCGGAAAGCTGGTGTTCGGCCCGATGGACAGCCCGTTCGGCCGGTTCGCGGCGGTGGTCGACCCGCAGGGTGCGGCATTCGCCGTGATCGACCCGAAGACGACGGCGGGCGAGGTGCCCGAGTTCATGTGA
- a CDS encoding phosphodiester glycosidase family protein encodes MRAGRCGARGSAPADGAETGLRLSVPLRTAPGVEYREFDIAASLGRAHGHLLSVDLRNPKVSVDLLYPGAVGARARVSAMARARGAVGAVDGDFFNITETQHPGIKATGAPVGPAIAGGRVLKAAVPDGRRFGPALPPRTITRDVIGVGIANGGRRLLLALDGGPAYRTGLTLAELAQVMRSLGSRDAFSLDGGGSSTLVARLPGVTALGVVNHPSGGAERAVPNGIGVFSWG; translated from the coding sequence GTGCGCGCTGGCCGGTGCGGGGCTCGCGGGAGCGCGCCGGCCGACGGCGCGGAGACCGGGCTCCGTCTCAGCGTACCGCTGCGCACCGCGCCGGGCGTGGAGTACCGGGAATTCGACATCGCGGCGTCCCTGGGACGGGCACACGGGCATCTGCTCTCGGTCGATCTGCGCAACCCGAAGGTGTCGGTGGATCTGCTGTACCCGGGCGCGGTCGGGGCCAGGGCCCGGGTGTCCGCGATGGCCCGTGCGAGGGGCGCCGTGGGCGCCGTCGACGGCGACTTCTTCAACATCACGGAGACCCAGCACCCGGGCATCAAGGCGACCGGTGCCCCGGTGGGCCCGGCGATCGCGGGCGGGCGTGTCCTGAAGGCGGCCGTCCCGGACGGCCGGCGCTTCGGGCCGGCGCTCCCGCCGAGGACGATCACGCGGGACGTGATCGGGGTGGGCATCGCGAACGGCGGCCGACGGCTGCTGCTCGCGTTGGACGGCGGTCCGGCGTACCGCACCGGTCTGACGCTCGCCGAGCTGGCGCAGGTGATGCGGAGCCTCGGGTCACGCGATGCGTTCAGTCTGGACGGCGGAGGGTCGTCCACTCTGGTGGCCCGTCTCCCGGGCGTTACCGCGCTCGGTGTCGTCAACCATCCCTCCGGCGGAGCCGAGCGTGCTGTGCCCAATGGGATCGGCGTGTTCTCCTGGGGCTGA
- a CDS encoding DUF779 domain-containing protein produces the protein MTQRVPRVELTPAAAGLVRRLREAHGPLMFHQSGGCCDGSAPMCYPDGEFRTGGSDVLLESLTVEGVEEPVPFWISASQYEVWCHTRLTVDVVEGRGSGFSLEAPEGVRFLIRSRLLGEQ, from the coding sequence GTGACGCAGCGTGTACCGCGCGTGGAGCTGACCCCTGCGGCCGCCGGTCTGGTGCGGCGGCTGCGGGAGGCTCACGGGCCGCTGATGTTCCACCAGTCGGGCGGCTGCTGCGACGGCAGCGCCCCGATGTGCTATCCGGACGGCGAGTTCCGCACCGGCGGATCTGACGTCTTGTTAGAGTCCCTGACCGTCGAGGGTGTCGAGGAGCCGGTGCCCTTCTGGATCTCGGCGAGCCAGTACGAGGTGTGGTGCCACACGCGGCTGACCGTCGATGTGGTGGAAGGCCGCGGCAGCGGTTTCTCCCTGGAGGCCCCCGAGGGGGTGCGTTTCCTGATCCGTTCCCGGCTGCTCGGCGAGCAGTGA
- a CDS encoding DUF427 domain-containing protein, translating into MPRAVWNGTVIAEAPRTVIVEGNHYFPPETLNRRYFTASSTKSLCFWKGIARYCTITVSGRTNPDAAWYYPHPSPLARRIKNHVAFQHGVTVEDTP; encoded by the coding sequence ATGCCGCGGGCTGTCTGGAACGGAACCGTGATCGCGGAGGCCCCCCGCACAGTGATCGTCGAGGGCAACCACTATTTCCCGCCCGAGACGCTGAACCGCCGGTACTTCACGGCGAGTTCCACGAAGTCGCTCTGCTTCTGGAAGGGGATCGCCCGGTACTGCACCATCACCGTGAGCGGTCGAACCAATCCGGACGCAGCCTGGTACTACCCGCACCCGAGTCCCCTCGCGCGCCGGATCAAGAACCATGTCGCGTTCCAGCACGGGGTCACGGTGGAGGACACGCCGTGA
- a CDS encoding heavy metal-responsive transcriptional regulator has product MRIGDLAASSGLTTRTIRYYEQAGLLPVPPRTPGGYRDYPERTTRRLAFIREAQGSGLTLAEIRSVLALRDAGTSPCEHVTTLVDRHLADIDRRLAELRATRAALNALAERASATDPADCTDADICRIFAGSENGRHGPRSL; this is encoded by the coding sequence ATGCGCATCGGCGACCTCGCCGCGTCCAGCGGGCTGACCACCAGGACCATCCGCTACTACGAGCAGGCCGGTCTTCTGCCCGTCCCGCCCCGCACCCCGGGCGGCTACCGCGACTATCCGGAGCGGACCACAAGACGGCTGGCGTTCATCCGCGAAGCGCAGGGGTCCGGGCTCACCCTCGCCGAGATCCGCTCCGTCCTCGCCCTTCGTGATGCCGGGACATCCCCCTGCGAACACGTCACGACGCTCGTCGACCGGCATCTCGCCGACATCGACCGGCGACTGGCCGAGCTGCGCGCCACCCGCGCCGCCCTGAACGCGCTCGCGGAGCGGGCCTCCGCGACCGACCCGGCCGACTGCACCGATGCCGACATCTGCCGTATCTTCGCCGGGTCCGAGAACGGGCGACACGGCCCACGCTCACTATGA
- the merB gene encoding organomercurial lyase produces MRITVLTVPDCPNATLVHERIMAALAGRDVPVDLVEVSDEAGAARWGMTGSPTVLLDGADPFAVAGAEPSLSCRLYRDTDGALDGAPGVVALRRALADVPDFLDRAGRGRRAPAERGLRAVQQAVLRHFAETGAAPALGVVDPVAAPYGRTAREALAELAREDFLTVDDRGRIRAAYPFSAAPTAHRVRIDGGTEAWAMCAIDALGIPAMIGRDVVISSADPVTGEPVIVSTTGRKTVWEPAGVVVFLGCRTCSGPAASVCCDALNFFADAASAQAWAEAHPDVAGRSIDQARAEEIGRRIFGRLLADD; encoded by the coding sequence ATGCGGATCACGGTGTTGACCGTTCCGGACTGCCCGAACGCCACGCTCGTGCACGAGAGGATCATGGCCGCGCTGGCGGGCCGTGACGTGCCGGTGGACCTCGTCGAGGTGTCCGACGAGGCCGGCGCCGCCCGGTGGGGGATGACCGGCTCGCCCACGGTCCTGCTGGACGGCGCCGATCCGTTCGCCGTCGCAGGCGCGGAGCCGAGCCTGTCCTGTCGCCTCTACCGGGACACCGACGGTGCCCTCGACGGGGCACCGGGCGTTGTGGCCCTGCGCCGGGCGCTCGCGGACGTCCCCGATTTCCTGGACCGGGCCGGCCGGGGCCGCCGGGCGCCCGCCGAACGCGGGCTGCGAGCGGTGCAGCAGGCGGTATTGCGGCACTTCGCCGAGACGGGGGCGGCGCCCGCCCTCGGCGTAGTGGACCCGGTCGCTGCCCCATACGGGCGCACGGCCCGTGAGGCACTGGCCGAGCTGGCCCGGGAGGATTTTCTGACCGTCGACGACCGCGGGCGGATCAGGGCGGCGTACCCCTTCTCCGCCGCTCCGACCGCGCACCGCGTACGAATCGACGGAGGCACGGAGGCATGGGCCATGTGCGCGATCGACGCGCTCGGCATTCCCGCGATGATCGGCCGCGATGTGGTCATCTCCTCCGCGGACCCGGTGACCGGCGAGCCGGTCATCGTCAGCACGACAGGCCGGAAGACGGTCTGGGAGCCGGCGGGCGTGGTGGTGTTCCTCGGATGCCGCACCTGCTCCGGGCCTGCGGCCTCGGTCTGCTGCGATGCGCTGAACTTCTTCGCCGACGCCGCCTCCGCCCAGGCATGGGCGGAGGCGCACCCTGATGTGGCGGGACGGAGCATCGACCAGGCCCGGGCGGAGGAGATCGGCCGGCGGATCTTCGGCCGGCTGCTGGCCGACGACTGA
- a CDS encoding RBBP9/YdeN family alpha/beta hydrolase, which produces MTEIPIERGFLILHGWQNHRPAGHWQHWLADRLTALGHEVDYPQLPDPDQPELERWLAELRARPGMLRGQGLTVVCHSLACLLWLHAVARNTVPVPVDRVLLVAPPSPGILEQHAEIAGFTPPPVTASQFSAASVYTRIVGSDNDPYCPEGAAAAYGEPHGLPADVLAGEAHLDMDAGYGSWPSILDWCLASSNDARIQRRTGVAPG; this is translated from the coding sequence ATGACCGAAATCCCGATCGAGCGCGGCTTCCTGATTCTCCACGGATGGCAGAACCACCGACCCGCCGGGCACTGGCAGCACTGGCTGGCCGACCGGCTCACGGCCCTGGGGCACGAGGTCGACTATCCCCAACTGCCCGACCCGGACCAGCCCGAGCTGGAACGGTGGCTGGCCGAACTGAGAGCTCGGCCCGGCATGTTGCGCGGGCAGGGACTCACCGTCGTCTGCCACAGCCTGGCCTGTCTGCTGTGGCTGCACGCCGTGGCCCGCAACACCGTGCCGGTCCCCGTCGACCGGGTGCTCCTCGTCGCTCCGCCGTCTCCGGGCATACTCGAACAGCACGCGGAGATCGCAGGGTTCACCCCGCCGCCGGTGACGGCCTCGCAATTCTCCGCCGCTTCCGTGTACACCCGGATCGTCGGCAGCGACAACGACCCCTACTGCCCGGAAGGCGCCGCTGCCGCGTACGGCGAACCTCACGGCCTGCCTGCGGACGTCCTCGCCGGCGAGGCTCACCTGGACATGGACGCGGGCTACGGCTCCTGGCCCTCGATCCTCGACTGGTGCCTCGCCTCGTCGAACGACGCCCGGATCCAGCGCCGTACCGGCGTCGCTCCGGGATGA